The Columba livia isolate bColLiv1 breed racing homer unplaced genomic scaffold, bColLiv1.pat.W.v2 Scaffold_206, whole genome shotgun sequence nucleotide sequence gcccctctcaccAGCACACGACTCCTGGCCAGGAGCTCTTCATGCTGCTCCTGCTACCGCAGTGACAGAGCAGCCTGCCCTGAGCTGGGGAATGCAGAAATAGGGTTCTGTGGGTCATTCATTCTCCTGTTGaagcacagagcacagggagcaggCTGTGGTGCCTGGAAACCACAGCGAGACAGTCCAAGGCAGATCACTGAAGGTCCTTCACCATCTCCAGGAACACTGGGCACCCACAGATGGACACTCAAACCAGCACCATGACGTAACATGGTGCCCCATGTCCTCCCCTGAGCCATGAAAAACACAAGTACGGCAGCATGGCCTTGTGGGGGAAATTTATTCAGGCTGACCACAGCTTTGGAGGAGGAGCCCAAGATTCAAATACTGAGACTGAGGAAATCCGCTTTTGttgggtgtttcaaaaagatggccccaatttcagaaatacagtgatttcaaaatggGTCCACACCTGTATTACAGAGAAGTGACACAGGACACCAGCTGTACCAGGGCCCCAGAAAGAGGTAGACAGGCCTCTGAGTCACTGCTCTGGAGAAGTGCCGTGGGTGAAGAAATTCCTTGACAAACATGGTTATCACAGATAAAATGCACAATGCACAGTAGGTTCCTGAGATGAACTGGAAATCACTTCTGAAGACACACGGGTAACTTATTGTTGCCGACAGAAAAATGACTGAATCAGCTTCTTCAGTGCCACTttcagctcctggttcctcatgctgtagatgagggggttcactgctggaggcaccaccgaatacagaacagacaccaccaggtccagggatggggaggagatggatgagggtttcaggtgggcaaacatgccagtgctgacaaacagggagaccacggccaggtgagggaggcaggtggaaaaggctttgtgccgtccctgctcagaggggatcctcagcacggccctcaagatctgcacataggacaccactatgaacacaaaacagccaaatgctaAGCagacactgaccacaagaagcccaagttccctgaggtaggagtgtgagcaggagagcttgaggatctgggggatttcacagaagaactggcccagggcattgcccttgcacaggggcagtgaaaatgtattggccgtgtgcagcagagcattgagaaacccagtggcccaggcagctgctgccatgtggacacaagctctgctgcccaggagggtcccgtagtgcaggggtttgcagatggcaacgtagcggtcgtacgacatgatggtgaggagataaaattctgctgtaatcaagaagagaaacaaaaagagctgtgtcgcacatcccaagtatgagatggcccttgaatcccagagggaattagccatggacttggggagaatggtggagatgcagcccaggtcgaggagggcgaggttgagcaggaagaagtacatgggggtgtggaggtgctggtcccaggctatggtggtgatgatgaggccgttgcccaggagggcagccaggtagatgcccaggaagagccagaagtgcaagagctgcagctcccgtgtgtctgtgaacggcaggaggaggaactgggtgatggagctgctgttggacattggctgcctgtgggcatgaggacctgtcataggaggaaaagacagtgacaggttaggggagacttctctgaggaaaataaacatgctgtttctcatggaaaacctCCTCCCTGATGGAAGGACGTTTCAGCCAATTCTGTTTCtaccaactgaaaaaaacagttcatcacAGCTTAAAATGCAGCTAAGGCATATAGATACTATGAACACACCTCTGGGTCAAGACCCCCTgtgttggtgtcagaacaaaaactgacccacactcgcaccccaaccccagagagcaagagcaccagggacaggtggagaaacagggaagaacactgcagtgctaccagaaactaaagcaaggacagaaaggcagacgggcatgctgtggaaccttctcctgacccggctgtgctgctgccactcacatgatgacactggagagcaagtacttttagcaccttttttgtgtaccccgttccaggaacccttcacctggaggtccagctgctgaggtggagactcgtgacctggaccccatggctttggggcagagggtctgctggggaggagaggagaccaggggttgcactgggaaatatGTCTGCGCTGGAAAGGTTGTGAGAGACGTTTCTAAATTCCGTCCCCAGCATTTCTGGCAGCAGTTAACTCTCCCTGCCcaggtctgtgctgcctgcagctgtgtctctgtccctggtctgctccctgtcagtgtcacagaccccgtcccacccgctgtgtgctcagctctgtcctgctcacacctcctggcactgcccaggggcagctctgtgtgtgcaggggctcaggagcagctcagaccagtcctaacgagaactggggtctcagtgtcttcttcaaagagagaaataaatccccatctcccactgcacacccagacaaCCAAGAGTGGAATACTAAAAGCACAGATTCTTTCCCTTGCAACTGTTCCTGTCTCGATGTccttgttcagaaggaccctctgccgtatctgtggggggatctggagctctgagcagccctgacccacacaacccccttcaaccccacaagctccctgcctgccctgccgggggtcgctccttccacccacagctgctgccgtgggatctcccgggcaggctgagcgctgaccctggcaggcggcagagtccctgcccggcacagccctggggtgcagggaccctgctctgcaggacagccctgggcacccctgggtgctcacccggcttcacagctgttcaacatggcctgacaagagccccgtccttacagatcccacaagctgtgcctgtgccagtttcaggagatgcctccaggagctacagctgcactgccctgcacccagagacttaccatggcaagggctgcaaaggtttctcctccagtgagctctcagtcatcctcccagtcctgaccacctttaatctctctctgccttgctcgtctcctgagatccccaggcagagccctcagccctgctgcgtgtgcagaggagctgctcctgggcagagctgtctctctgcagcgctgccgctgccatgagctccatgtgtcccaggagcccagcccagctcagcagcacaggagcagcacaaggcgctttaatgacccctctggtgggtttggggctgagtccatggacctcagaccctggaggaaggtgatgaaacctctcaagaagtcaaagttaGATtcaactccaaagtttcttgtcaTGTTAAtgggtcacactgagggacacaactGAGAAACCTTCCCAGGTGTCtggtcagagaagaaaattggagacagagatgacaggtcaggaCAAGCAAGGTGAAGGTCTCTCTGATGACCAGTAAACCTGACCACCAGCCCTGGGAAGTCAGATCCTGTCCcgcccacgttgcccagggctcttcctgggacagtgtgatgtggggctgtgcaaggccaagggcaggactatggtcccacacctcccaggttcctggctggggacaaggagccatgaggcccctgtgctgcaaggacaaggtgtctcctcacaggcttcagaggtgcagacaacagccacagccaaggggagaaggagctcatgtctggtggggctttcagcctctttccatcccgtgatcatctccacgacagcctgtcctgtgctgtggcatcccctgcacctctgtccctgcaggctggagacatcccccctgctgccccaccttgctcttgtctgagcatcttccttcctttgctgagatctctccatcctccccagctggtccttgaagcacaaagccttgggctgatgcagactccctctgctgacctgctcccccacagcactgcccttccactcacattcctttctgctcatgtccagcctggacctccccagctgcactttgggccattatttctttctcatgctctttcccactatgaagaaacctccaccacctctgaaaccgcccttcaagcactctcaggctactcctgcactgctgcagcctccccagcgctgctgggccaaagcagcccaggtccctcagcaccccacaccatgtgcacaaggtgctgaacctgccttggcacagccctgcactctccagttcctccctgctgctccaaactgggaagccgcacactggcacacacccgtgtgtgtgggtcacaccagtgctgaaccgaatgggatgagaactgcaggtgtctgggtccccacgctcctcctcatgcagtcccgtgtgcagctgccttgttcatggtgagtgTGCACCCacaggctggtgtggggaccttgtagtgcccaggcccttctcctcagggtcactgctcagtgtgtcaggtcctgctctgtcctgatggatggggttATTGTCCCACCCCAATACAGAACTGGCCACTTCCCCTTATCAAACCCTAACCTAGCTGAATCCCAGATTTCCTCCAAGTTGCGTCTCTCCCCAGACAGAAGCTCCATTCGCTCAGCTGTTAATGTTTCCATGCAGACGGCTTATCCTGATGAGGGTGTCTCTCCCAAGATAACAGCATGAGGAGTTACAGGACACTATAAATAGCCCCTACTGGAGAAACTGTGGGGCCTTGGAGGTCTGGTACTTATAATGCCAGAGCTCTAGACTTAGAGGGgaagtttcccttcatatgagagaccagcaggaatgcgtggagctctgcctgggggcagacaatgtcagctgaaggttgaggagtcagcatgagagggcagaacaacatgggcagtGTTGTGGTGATTGAACATCAGCTACAGagtcactgatgaggaagaggaatgagatgaggactccttcagacaaatgaaagaagcctcatgtttccaggccgTGTCCTCGTGGCAGATCTGAGATATTCCAATATCTCCAAGGTAccggccatccaggagggtttggaacccattgacaacatcttcttaac carries:
- the LOC135577987 gene encoding olfactory receptor 14A16-like, with the translated sequence MSNSSSITQFLLLPFTDTRELQLLHFWLFLGIYLAALLGNGLIITTIAWDQHLHTPMYFFLLNLALLDLGCISTILPKSMANSLWDSRAISYLGCATQLFLFLFLITAEFYLLTIMSYDRYVAICKPLHYGTLLGSRACVHMAAAAWATGFLNALLHTANTFSLPLCKGNALGQFFCEIPQILKLSCSHSYLRELGLLVVSVCLAFGCFVFIVVSYVQILRAVLRIPSEQGRHKAFSTCLPHLAVVSLFVSTGMFAHLKPSSISSPSLDLVVSVLYSVVPPAVNPLIYSMRNQELKVALKKLIQSFFCRQQ